Proteins encoded within one genomic window of Lentimicrobiaceae bacterium:
- the odhB gene encoding 2-oxoglutarate dehydrogenase complex dihydrolipoyllysine-residue succinyltransferase: MILEIIVPSPGESISQVQLVTWLVKEGETVEKDQELAEIDSDKATFTVNASEAGKIHHLVAEGDIIPVATVICTLDTEAVEQMIVNKEEIPPAAPAQPAKSAPVHISPLAKKMMEENRLTENEVMENFRIGKKEVQQSLEIRSVEKEQPSPTSLNKELQRRDSERKKMSMLRQKLSQRLVAVKNETAMLTTFNEVNMSRVLSLKNRYSDKFKEKYGISLGLMSFFTKAATLALEAYPQVNSMIDGNELITYKYADVCIAVSTPKGLMAPVIRNAESLSLAEMEIKIKELATKARDGKITLEELTGGTFTITNGGVFGSLFSTPIINPPQSAILGMHNIVERPIAINGKVEIAPMMYVALSYDHRVIDGRESVSFLIKVKELVEDPLKMLFPGGDPEKVLLNLL; encoded by the coding sequence ATGATATTAGAAATTATAGTTCCCAGCCCGGGCGAATCCATCTCACAGGTACAATTAGTTACCTGGCTGGTAAAGGAGGGTGAAACGGTAGAAAAAGATCAGGAACTGGCAGAGATAGATTCCGACAAAGCCACTTTTACCGTAAACGCCTCCGAAGCCGGTAAAATTCATCACCTTGTAGCAGAAGGCGACATAATTCCCGTTGCAACAGTTATTTGCACGTTGGACACTGAAGCTGTTGAGCAAATGATAGTTAATAAAGAAGAAATTCCGCCGGCTGCTCCTGCTCAACCCGCAAAATCTGCCCCTGTGCATATTTCGCCTCTGGCAAAAAAAATGATGGAAGAAAACCGGCTTACCGAAAATGAAGTGATGGAAAATTTCCGCATCGGGAAAAAGGAAGTGCAGCAGTCATTGGAAATCCGATCTGTGGAAAAGGAACAACCTTCTCCGACTTCTTTGAACAAAGAATTGCAAAGAAGGGATAGCGAACGCAAAAAGATGAGCATGCTCAGGCAAAAGCTTTCGCAAAGGCTGGTTGCCGTGAAAAACGAAACTGCCATGCTCACCACTTTCAACGAGGTAAACATGAGCCGGGTACTCTCACTCAAAAATCGTTACAGCGATAAGTTTAAAGAAAAATATGGCATTTCCCTCGGATTGATGTCGTTTTTTACCAAAGCCGCAACCTTAGCTCTCGAAGCCTACCCGCAGGTAAACTCCATGATAGACGGCAACGAACTGATAACTTACAAATATGCCGATGTTTGTATCGCGGTAAGCACTCCCAAAGGACTGATGGCTCCGGTTATACGCAATGCCGAAAGCCTCAGTTTGGCAGAAATGGAAATTAAAATCAAAGAATTAGCCACCAAAGCGCGTGATGGCAAAATTACCCTCGAAGAACTTACCGGGGGCACCTTTACCATCACCAACGGCGGGGTGTTCGGCTCGTTATTTTCCACGCCTATCATCAATCCGCCTCAAAGTGCCATCCTCGGAATGCACAACATCGTAGAACGACCCATTGCCATAAACGGGAAAGTGGAAATTGCACCAATGATGTATGTCGCCCTTTCGTACGACCACCGTGTTATTGATGGCCGAGAATCGGTTAGTTTTCTGATAAAAGTAAAAGAACTGGTGGAAGATCCGCTTAAAATGCTCTTCCCTGGCGGCGACCCGGAAAAAGTATTGCTTAATCTTCTCTAA
- a CDS encoding Dabb family protein, whose protein sequence is MIKHIVCWTLKGNAEGRTKAENAVVMKNLLEGIKGIVPGMIHYEVGLNFNVSDAAFDVALYSEFENRDALDAYQVHPEHLRVVKELGKIRDKRIIADYEI, encoded by the coding sequence ATGATAAAACACATTGTTTGCTGGACGCTGAAAGGAAATGCGGAAGGAAGAACCAAGGCAGAAAATGCCGTTGTGATGAAGAACCTGCTGGAAGGTATAAAAGGAATAGTGCCTGGCATGATCCATTACGAAGTGGGGCTTAATTTCAATGTTTCGGATGCGGCTTTCGACGTCGCCCTGTATTCCGAATTTGAAAATCGTGATGCCTTGGATGCCTACCAGGTACACCCGGAGCACCTGAGGGTGGTGAAAGAACTTGGTAAAATCCGCGACAAGAGGATAATAGCGGATTACGAGATTTAG
- a CDS encoding UvrD-helicase domain-containing protein — protein sequence MSDILSHLNESQRKAVEHTNGPVMVIAGAGSGKTRVLTYRVAMLLEKGVDPFNILALTFTNKAAREMKERILTIAGNSEARNVWMGTFHSIFARILRIDGHLLGYPSHFTIYDTDDSKSLLKAIVRELNLDPKVYQASSLLSRISACKSNLISAGDYNRNEELTEYDRTSGRPFTGTIFTKYADRCFKASAMDFDDLLYFTNILLRDFPEILFKYQQKFKYILVDEYQDTNFAQYLIVKQLAAKHENICVVGDDAQSIYGFRGANIQNILNFQKDYPEAVAYKLEQNYRSTKVIVNAANSIIANNKTQLQKTIWTDNDEGTLITLLRASSDNEEGTLVAQSVFENKMNLQLSNSQFAILYRTNAQSRAIEEAFRKMNIPYRIYGGLSFYKRKEIKDLLAYFRLVINPNDEEALNRIINYPARGIGKTTMEKIVVLSGEKGKNPWQIVENQQCLEPVLNLGTLHKISDFVTMINSFRMQLLNKNAYELARHIALSSGLMKELQEDATPEGINRTENIEELLNAIKDFSEKESETVFENPEAPPPSIRTLDEFMSEIALLTDADEEDDDDTEKVSLMTIHQSKGLEFPYVYIVGLEENLFPSLQSLSSRADLEEERRLFYVALTRAERKVTLAYAESRYRWGNLTLCEPSRFIEEIDPRYLDLPKKISTPKNLFYDDDFVKPGSALSGFKPKNFTKVSEISNKSPKAAISTTEASDPALIQPGMEVLHQSFGQGKVINVEGSEGNRKATVFFPGVGQKQLLLKFARLKIVNSA from the coding sequence ATGAGCGATATTCTTTCTCATCTTAACGAATCACAACGTAAAGCAGTGGAACATACTAACGGACCTGTAATGGTAATTGCAGGAGCCGGTTCGGGGAAAACCCGCGTGCTTACCTATCGTGTTGCCATGTTACTCGAAAAGGGAGTTGACCCTTTTAATATTCTTGCACTGACGTTTACCAACAAGGCTGCCCGCGAAATGAAGGAGCGTATTCTTACCATAGCGGGAAATAGCGAAGCCCGCAATGTATGGATGGGAACTTTTCATTCCATCTTTGCAAGGATACTGCGAATAGACGGACACCTGCTCGGATATCCTTCCCACTTTACCATTTACGATACCGACGACAGCAAGAGCCTGCTGAAAGCCATAGTGAGAGAACTTAACCTCGACCCCAAAGTGTACCAGGCATCTTCTCTTTTAAGCCGTATTTCAGCCTGCAAATCTAACCTGATTTCAGCCGGAGATTATAACCGTAACGAGGAACTCACAGAGTACGACCGTACTTCGGGGAGACCTTTTACAGGAACCATCTTTACAAAATATGCCGATCGGTGTTTTAAGGCTTCGGCTATGGACTTCGATGACCTGCTGTATTTTACCAATATACTGCTACGCGATTTCCCGGAAATATTGTTCAAATACCAGCAAAAATTCAAATATATTCTGGTTGACGAGTACCAGGATACTAACTTTGCCCAATATCTGATTGTTAAACAACTGGCGGCAAAACACGAAAACATCTGCGTTGTAGGCGACGATGCACAAAGCATTTACGGTTTCAGGGGCGCCAATATCCAAAATATACTCAATTTTCAAAAAGACTATCCGGAAGCAGTTGCTTATAAACTGGAGCAAAACTACCGCTCAACCAAGGTGATAGTGAATGCTGCCAACAGTATTATTGCCAATAATAAAACCCAGTTACAAAAAACCATATGGACCGATAACGACGAAGGAACTCTTATTACTTTATTACGGGCATCGAGCGATAATGAGGAGGGAACTCTCGTGGCGCAATCTGTTTTTGAAAATAAAATGAATTTGCAACTGTCCAACAGCCAGTTTGCCATATTGTACCGTACCAACGCCCAAAGCAGAGCTATTGAAGAAGCCTTTCGCAAAATGAATATTCCCTACCGCATCTACGGGGGACTATCGTTTTATAAAAGAAAAGAAATCAAAGACCTGTTAGCTTATTTCCGGCTTGTAATCAATCCTAACGACGAAGAGGCACTTAACCGTATCATTAATTATCCGGCAAGAGGAATTGGAAAAACCACCATGGAAAAAATTGTGGTACTTTCCGGTGAGAAGGGGAAAAACCCATGGCAAATCGTAGAAAATCAGCAATGCCTTGAACCTGTGCTGAATTTGGGGACATTGCACAAAATTAGCGACTTCGTTACCATGATAAACAGCTTCAGGATGCAATTGCTCAATAAAAATGCCTATGAACTGGCAAGGCACATTGCCCTGTCGAGCGGGCTGATGAAAGAATTGCAGGAAGATGCCACTCCGGAAGGAATCAACCGCACAGAAAATATTGAAGAACTGTTAAATGCCATAAAAGATTTTTCAGAAAAAGAATCGGAAACCGTATTCGAAAACCCGGAAGCACCACCGCCCTCCATTCGTACCCTCGATGAATTTATGAGCGAAATAGCTTTGCTTACTGATGCCGATGAAGAAGATGACGACGATACCGAAAAAGTTTCGCTGATGACGATCCACCAGAGCAAAGGACTTGAGTTTCCCTATGTTTACATCGTGGGACTCGAAGAAAACCTGTTTCCTTCGCTGCAATCGCTGAGCAGCCGCGCCGACCTGGAGGAAGAACGCCGCCTTTTTTATGTTGCACTTACCCGTGCCGAACGCAAAGTTACTCTGGCTTATGCCGAAAGCCGTTACCGTTGGGGAAATCTAACCCTTTGCGAGCCCAGCCGTTTTATCGAAGAAATTGATCCCCGATACCTCGACCTGCCGAAAAAAATTTCTACTCCGAAAAATCTTTTTTACGACGACGATTTTGTAAAACCCGGCTCAGCACTTTCCGGTTTCAAACCTAAAAATTTTACCAAGGTGTCGGAGATTTCCAATAAATCTCCCAAAGCAGCAATTTCAACCACAGAAGCCTCTGATCCTGCTCTTATTCAGCCGGGTATGGAGGTACTGCACCAATCCTTCGGGCAAGGAAAGGTTATCAATGTAGAAGGTAGCGAAGGCAATCGCAAAGCTACCGTTTTCTTCCCGGGAGTAGGACAAAAGCAATTACTTCTTAAATTTGCCAGGCTTAAAATTGTAAATTCGGCATAA
- a CDS encoding DUF4290 domain-containing protein has product MEYNNGLTKLIIPEYGRCIQGMVEYIVEVADREKRNRMAKTIVNLMAQMHPETREVGDVKRKLWDHLFIMSDFKLDVDAPYPKPEPQELYSKPPKLPYPENHITFKHYGKNTEHFIEKALLMEDGAEKDAFVKAIANHMKKSYLTWNRESVNDEVIYEHLSLLSQGRLKLSEDARLTNSIDLLPPKVKKIKFQDKVNQKHAKNYRNNWKRKNGEYNK; this is encoded by the coding sequence ATGGAATATAATAATGGACTTACCAAATTGATTATACCTGAATACGGAAGATGTATTCAGGGCATGGTGGAATACATAGTGGAAGTAGCCGATCGCGAAAAACGCAACCGGATGGCAAAAACCATTGTAAACCTGATGGCACAAATGCATCCCGAAACCCGTGAAGTGGGTGATGTAAAACGTAAATTGTGGGACCACCTGTTTATCATGTCCGATTTTAAATTGGATGTAGATGCACCCTATCCCAAACCCGAGCCCCAGGAATTGTATTCAAAACCCCCAAAACTTCCCTATCCCGAAAATCATATCACCTTCAAGCATTACGGGAAAAATACGGAACATTTCATAGAAAAAGCTTTACTGATGGAAGACGGTGCGGAAAAAGATGCTTTTGTAAAAGCAATAGCCAACCATATGAAAAAGAGTTATCTTACGTGGAACCGAGAATCCGTAAATGATGAAGTGATTTACGAACACCTTAGCCTGCTTTCACAAGGCAGACTCAAACTGAGTGAGGATGCCCGTCTGACAAATTCTATTGATTTACTTCCGCCCAAAGTGAAAAAAATTAAATTCCAGGATAAAGTTAACCAGAAACATGCGAAAAATTATCGCAACAACTGGAAAAGAAAAAATGGAGAGTACAATAAATAA
- the murA gene encoding UDP-N-acetylglucosamine 1-carboxyvinyltransferase produces MLSFRINGGHRLHGEILPQGAKNEALQVLCAVLLTPEEVNISNVPDIRDVNVLIELLSEMGVAVMKKAPGTWSFCARSIDFAYLQSPEFQKKASSLRGSIMIIGPLLARFGKGFIPQPGGDKIGRRRLDTHFTGLRQLGAIFTHDAQNGCYNVHADKLTGCYILLDEASVTGTANVLMAAVLAQGTTTIFNAACEPYVVQLCNMLIRMGANIGGVGSNLLTVQGANSLKGCEHRLLPDMIEIGSFIGLAAMTASEITIKNSNYASLGIIPDVFRRLGISLEKRNDDIFIPAQEHYEVESFMDGSIMTIADAPWPGFTPDLISIALVVATQAKGSVLIHQKMFESRLFFVDKLLDMGAQIILCDPHRATVIGLNRQHQLRGIRMSSPDIRAGVALLIAAFSAQGTSIIDNIEQIDRGYQDIDGRLRKLGADIQRI; encoded by the coding sequence ATGCTTTCATTCAGGATTAATGGTGGGCATCGTCTGCATGGGGAAATTCTTCCCCAGGGAGCCAAAAACGAAGCCCTACAGGTGCTGTGTGCAGTATTGCTTACGCCGGAAGAAGTAAATATTTCCAATGTCCCAGATATCAGGGATGTAAACGTACTCATCGAATTGCTTTCCGAAATGGGGGTGGCAGTGATGAAAAAAGCCCCCGGTACCTGGTCGTTTTGTGCCCGCAGCATTGATTTTGCTTACCTGCAGTCGCCTGAATTCCAGAAAAAAGCTTCTTCACTCAGAGGCTCCATCATGATAATTGGACCCCTGCTTGCCCGTTTTGGAAAAGGTTTTATTCCCCAACCAGGTGGTGATAAAATTGGGCGCCGCAGACTCGACACCCATTTTACCGGTTTGCGGCAGTTGGGTGCTATTTTTACTCATGATGCACAAAACGGATGTTATAATGTACACGCCGACAAGCTTACGGGATGTTACATTTTGCTCGACGAAGCTTCCGTTACCGGAACAGCCAATGTGCTCATGGCAGCCGTACTCGCACAGGGTACAACCACAATTTTTAATGCCGCCTGTGAACCCTATGTGGTACAATTGTGTAATATGCTTATTCGTATGGGCGCAAATATCGGCGGAGTGGGATCCAACCTACTTACCGTGCAAGGGGCTAACAGTCTGAAAGGCTGTGAACATCGTTTACTGCCCGATATGATTGAAATCGGAAGTTTTATCGGCCTTGCGGCTATGACCGCTTCCGAAATAACCATCAAAAACAGCAACTATGCTTCTTTGGGCATTATTCCCGATGTATTCAGACGTTTAGGCATTTCTCTTGAAAAAAGAAACGACGATATTTTTATTCCTGCCCAAGAACATTATGAAGTAGAATCATTTATGGATGGTTCCATCATGACCATAGCCGATGCCCCATGGCCCGGTTTTACACCCGACCTTATTAGTATAGCCCTTGTTGTGGCTACCCAGGCTAAAGGAAGTGTGCTGATTCATCAGAAAATGTTTGAGAGCCGTTTGTTTTTTGTTGACAAACTGCTTGATATGGGAGCCCAGATAATTTTATGCGATCCCCATCGTGCCACGGTAATCGGTCTTAACCGTCAGCACCAACTCAGGGGAATCCGCATGAGTTCGCCCGATATCAGGGCTGGTGTAGCCTTACTAATTGCCGCCTTTTCTGCCCAGGGTACAAGCATTATTGATAATATTGAACAAATTGACCGCGGTTATCAGGACATTGACGGTCGCCTTCGCAAATTAGGCGCCGACATTCAACGAATTTGA
- the grpE gene encoding nucleotide exchange factor GrpE: protein MIGKKKNKTENEPTPENTDNVQKTQETAEKHNDGETMEECNADQLQLQLDELNDKYLRLYSEFDNYRKRTLKERIEMSKNASEEIIVTLLPVIDDMERAIKSYGDSEELKPMKEGNVLIYNKLLYILQQKGLEVMQTVGNDFDTDFHEAVTHIQAPDDSLKDKIVDEIQKGYLLNGKVIRFAKVIIGN from the coding sequence ATGATCGGAAAGAAAAAAAATAAAACAGAAAACGAGCCAACTCCTGAAAATACCGATAATGTGCAAAAAACACAAGAAACTGCAGAAAAACACAATGACGGGGAAACGATGGAAGAATGCAATGCCGACCAGTTACAATTGCAATTGGATGAATTGAATGACAAATATCTCCGTTTGTACTCAGAATTTGATAATTATCGCAAACGCACACTGAAAGAACGCATTGAAATGAGTAAAAATGCTTCAGAAGAAATAATTGTTACGCTGTTACCTGTTATTGACGATATGGAACGTGCCATTAAATCTTATGGCGATTCTGAAGAATTAAAACCGATGAAAGAAGGAAATGTATTGATTTATAATAAATTACTTTATATATTACAGCAGAAAGGCTTGGAAGTTATGCAAACTGTAGGCAACGATTTTGATACCGACTTTCATGAAGCAGTTACCCATATCCAGGCACCGGATGATTCTCTGAAAGATAAAATAGTAGATGAAATTCAAAAAGGATATTTGCTTAACGGAAAAGTAATCCGCTTTGCAAAAGTAATCATCGGAAATTAA
- the dnaJ gene encoding molecular chaperone DnaJ produces the protein MAKRDFYEILGINRNANEAEIKKAYRQKALQYHPDKNPNNKEAEDKFKEAAEAYEVLSNPEKKSRYDQFGHDGVRGMGNQGFGGGMSMDDIFSQFGDIFGNAFGGAFSGFGSGFGGGGERRRRVSKGTNLRVKVSLTLEEIAKGTEKKIKVNKLIACQVCGGSGAKGGSSFSTCTTCHGTGQVTRVTNTFIGQMSTTGICPHCNGEGRLITDKCLSCGGNGVVKGEEIISINIPAGVSEGIQLSVSGKGNAAPRGGIPGDLIVLIEETRHNELERDGNNLIYEHFISFPEAALGTTIDVPTIEGKARIKIDPGTQPGKVLRLKGKGLPSVNTYGRGDLLVNISVWTPQNLTKEEKNLLERLQTAENFQPHPTSRDRNFFDRMKEMFR, from the coding sequence GTGGCAAAAAGAGATTTTTACGAAATATTGGGCATAAACCGCAATGCAAACGAAGCCGAAATTAAAAAGGCATACCGTCAGAAAGCATTGCAATACCACCCCGATAAAAACCCCAATAACAAAGAAGCGGAAGATAAATTCAAAGAAGCAGCCGAAGCTTACGAAGTGCTGAGCAACCCCGAAAAGAAAAGCCGGTATGATCAGTTTGGACACGATGGCGTTCGTGGCATGGGAAACCAGGGTTTCGGTGGCGGAATGAGCATGGATGATATTTTCAGCCAGTTTGGCGACATTTTTGGAAACGCTTTTGGCGGAGCTTTCAGTGGATTCGGCAGCGGTTTTGGCGGAGGTGGTGAGCGCCGCCGCAGGGTAAGCAAAGGCACAAACCTCAGGGTGAAAGTAAGCCTCACGCTCGAAGAAATTGCCAAGGGGACTGAAAAAAAAATTAAAGTGAATAAACTAATTGCCTGCCAAGTCTGTGGCGGCTCGGGTGCTAAAGGCGGTTCATCTTTTTCAACCTGTACAACCTGCCATGGAACCGGGCAGGTAACCCGCGTAACCAATACTTTTATCGGACAAATGAGCACTACCGGCATCTGCCCGCATTGTAACGGCGAAGGACGCCTGATAACTGATAAATGCCTTTCGTGCGGAGGAAACGGGGTGGTGAAAGGAGAAGAAATCATCAGCATCAATATCCCCGCCGGAGTTTCTGAAGGGATACAACTCAGTGTTAGCGGAAAGGGAAATGCCGCTCCACGTGGAGGAATCCCCGGTGATTTGATAGTATTAATTGAGGAAACCCGGCACAACGAACTGGAACGCGACGGAAACAACCTGATTTACGAACATTTTATCAGCTTCCCCGAAGCAGCACTGGGTACAACGATAGATGTGCCAACCATCGAAGGGAAAGCCCGTATAAAAATCGATCCCGGAACCCAACCGGGAAAAGTTTTACGGCTGAAAGGGAAAGGATTACCCTCCGTCAACACGTATGGAAGAGGAGATTTGCTGGTCAATATCAGCGTGTGGACGCCACAAAATCTTACCAAAGAGGAAAAAAACCTTCTTGAACGATTGCAAACAGCCGAAAATTTCCAACCCCATCCCACCAGCCGCGATCGTAATTTTTTCGACAGAATGAAAGAAATGTTCCGGTAG
- a CDS encoding ATP-binding cassette domain-containing protein: MNQDILHIRQVSKKYVNHLALNNVSISVPENSIFGLLGPNGAGKTTLIRIINQITGPDTGEIIFQNEKLQPIHLAKIGYLPEERGLYKKMKVGEQALYLSQLKGLSRQDALKSLKYWFEKFELKEWWNHKVEELSKGMQQKVQFIITVIHKPQLLIFDEPFSGFDPINVNLLKEEILSLQKQGATIIFSTHNMASVEELCDHIALINKSEKILDGRVKEIKNTYKSNTFGIEFTNARLPLVSILQPGYDIINYHADDELHKADIKIPAGISPNKLLEVLIPHVELHAFNEVLPTMNDIFIRTVTHAAASLS, from the coding sequence ATGAATCAGGATATATTGCACATTCGGCAGGTGAGCAAAAAATATGTAAATCACTTGGCTCTGAATAATGTAAGCATTTCGGTTCCGGAAAATAGCATTTTTGGGTTGTTAGGACCCAACGGTGCAGGCAAAACCACCCTTATCCGGATCATCAACCAAATTACAGGACCCGATACCGGAGAAATTATCTTTCAAAACGAAAAACTGCAGCCCATACACCTTGCAAAAATAGGATACCTCCCCGAAGAACGTGGATTGTACAAAAAAATGAAGGTTGGCGAACAAGCTTTATATCTTTCGCAATTAAAGGGACTTAGCCGCCAGGATGCCCTGAAATCGCTGAAATATTGGTTCGAAAAATTTGAACTCAAGGAATGGTGGAACCACAAGGTGGAAGAACTTTCGAAAGGCATGCAACAAAAAGTGCAGTTCATCATAACGGTAATTCACAAACCCCAGCTTTTGATTTTTGACGAACCCTTCAGTGGTTTCGACCCAATTAATGTGAACTTATTGAAAGAAGAAATCCTTTCGTTGCAAAAACAGGGTGCTACCATCATTTTTTCTACCCATAATATGGCTTCGGTTGAAGAGCTTTGCGACCACATCGCACTTATCAACAAATCGGAAAAAATATTGGATGGCAGAGTAAAAGAAATTAAAAACACCTATAAATCAAATACTTTTGGAATAGAGTTCACCAACGCCCGTCTGCCTTTAGTTTCCATCTTACAGCCCGGATACGACATTATCAACTACCATGCCGACGACGAATTACACAAAGCCGACATTAAAATTCCGGCAGGTATTTCTCCCAACAAGTTGCTTGAGGTACTGATACCACACGTCGAGTTGCATGCATTTAACGAAGTACTTCCCACCATGAACGATATTTTTATCCGTACCGTAACCCATGCGGCCGCTTCTTTGTCGTAA